DNA sequence from the bacterium genome:
GGTATAGGTATAGGTATAGGTATAGGTATAGGTATAGGTATAGGTATAGGTATAGCCTTTGTTAACGCTAGAAAAAAATGTTGCTTTAATTAATAAAAAACAGATGAATTTAGATAAATTTACAAATTATTTAAAAACAGATTTTGATATAAATCCAATCGGAATTGGTCTTATTCTGGAATTACTAAAAGAACAAAATGTTAATTCTGATAATTATCTCACTGTTGTCAATGAAATATTGTTAAGTACTACTTTACCTTCTTGCTAAAATTAACATCTTGATTCTGAACTCTTATAGAAGCAGGCAGTAAAGGACAGAGACCATTACTTATTCCAAGCCCAGCTTGATATTTCATAATCGGCTCTTGGTCTTGTATCTGTATGAACAAAGTGTTTTTTGTCGTATCTGATAATTGTCGAAAACAGCTTGCTGTTAACAGCCTCCTGATAAAGAACTTTGTAATCCAAGTCAGGGCTTGTTAAATCAAATGCATCCGATTTTTTTGTTTCGCATTCGTGACGGGAATTTTTTTCTCCGCCGACTTCCTTACTGTTGTTATGTTTAGTACATCTGCAAGCAGATTCGACAGTCAGCCTGATATTTTTCTTATACTTG
Encoded proteins:
- a CDS encoding D-Ala-D-Ala carboxypeptidase family metallohydrolase — encoded protein: MLSVKIENFTENEIACKCCGKVNVSDKGLISLQAFRYYLNNKYKKNIRLTVESACRCTKHNNSKEVGGEKNSRHECETKKSDAFDLTSPDLDYKVLYQEAVNSKLFSTIIRYDKKHFVHTDTRPRADYEISSWAWNK